agaggcaaGGACTGGGGAATGGAGATCTGAAACGATTCGGGATGTTTTTTGTAAATATCCATCCACCTCCGTTACCCCTGTCCGACGTGGCAACAGTCAACGGTAGGTCAGACTGGGTCGGGCAGGTTTTGGACGTGACTGAGACACTTACAGTAGTTCGAGGACCCACATGtcgattttcatagttcgaggacctgGTTGACACCCCTCGAATAGTTTAGggacctacagtgcacttcactctgaaatttactAATGTAGTAAAAAATATTACTTGTTGTCACCATCACTTAAGAACATTTCAGAACACCACTATTAATCCTTGTCGGCGTGTTCACCTCAAACTCTAGTTCCTGCAACAATGTCCATGCTAGATGCCATTTTGCTACCTACCACCTTTTCGACTTCCGAAGTAAAAAAAATGCAAATGTTCTCTTAATATTAATTTTGTTCGCCAAGCGTATCTATGGGTCATGCACGAAATTTGATGCATGCTAGATAGGATAAGATGTCATCCGTTTTGGCACGCTACATCAATACGTTGGCTACTTTTTACACTTGCTGACAAACTGTATGTGAAACGGAAGGTAAGTATTGGATTCATTAGAGATTGATAGGGATAAACCGACAATGTTGATGGTGTGCAGTGCAATTACAAGCTGGAGATTTTTTTTTTTGATATTGAGATGAAAAGAAATATATCAATTTCAATTGTTTTAGCGAATAAGGTTTATGTATTTGTGTCCCCTTCTTAGGTGAACTTAAGTGAAACGTACTCATGTAGTAAATAATATTTCTTGTTTTCACTACCAGTTAAGAACAATGCAAAACACAACTATTAGTCACCGCCTTGCTAGTCCACCCACGCTTAATTTTGTCCATGGCACGTATCGGGGGCTACGTGCAAAATTTAATGCATGCTAGACAGGATAAGGTGTCATCCGTTTTGGTGGGGCGTTGCATGAATTTTCTTCCCATTTGTTACACTTGTGTCTGTGAAAGTAAGGGGACAATTATAGGATTCGTTAGATCTGGAGATAAGCATACTGACAATATGAATGGTAAGTAATGGTATAAAAAGTTGGGGAATGATAAGTATATTGATTTAAATTGTTTTAGCGAATTAGGTTTGTGTATTCATGTCACTTTAGTAGATGAACTTCAGGGAAATTTCCTCATGTAGTAAAATATATTACTAGTTGTCaccagtactccctccgtttctttttactccgcgtataagttttggtcaaagtcaaactacacaaagtttgaccaaatttatattaaaaaatatgaacatctacactaCTTAAACTATATAATGtgaaaatacatttcatggtgcatctgaaaatgttgatttcgtattgtgtatgttgatattttttaatataaagttagtcaaactatgcaaagcttgactttgaccaaagcttatatgcagactaaaaagaaacggaggaggGAGTACTTGAGAACAATCCAAAACACCTCTATTAATCGCCGACGGCAGACCACCCACATGCTCTAGTTCATCGCAACAATGTACATGATGCATGCCATTTTGCTACCTACTACCTTTTCTACTTCCAAAGAAAAATGCAAATGTTCTCACAATATTAATTTTGCCCGTCATGCGCGAAATTTAATGCATGCTAGATAGGGTAAGGTGTCTCTGCTTGTTATACTTGTTGACAAACGGTCTGTGAAACGGATGGGGTAAGCATTGGATTTGTCAGAGACGGATATAGATATACCAACAATGCGGATGGTGTGTAATGCTATTAAAAGTTGGGTTAAATTGTATGGATATATACAGTCATTTATTCTGTAATATTGAGATGAAAAGAAATATAGCGATTTTGATTGTTCTAGCGAGTTAGGTTTATGTATTTGTGTCACCTTCGTAGCTGAACTTGAGCGAAATTTATTCATACCGTTGGTTATCATCACTAGTAAGAACAATTCAAAACACAACTATTAATCGCCCCCTGCTAGGCcaccccaaagctctagtttttgcAACAATGCATATGCTACATGCCATTTTGCTACCTACAACCTTTTTGACTTTGAAAGAAAAATGCAAATGTTCTCACAATATTAATATtttttgttgatcatatctatagGCTAGACGTGAAATTTTAGCGGACGCTAGATAGGAAAAGGCGTCACCCGTTTTGGTGGAACATTACATGAGTTTTCGTCCTAGTTGTTACACATGTCGACAAATTGTTTGTGATATGAAGGGGGCAAATTATAGGATTTATTAGAGCTGGATATAGACATACCGACAATATGGAAGGTAGTAATGCTATTAAAAGTTCAGGGGGAGGGGGGGTCAATTGTAGGGATATGTACATACATTTGTTCCATGGTATTGAGATGGAAATAAGTGTATAGATTTCGATTGTTTTAATGAGTTATTTTTGGACAAGTATTTTAACGAGTTAGGTTTTTGTTTTTGTGTCACCTTCATAGACGGACTTCAGTAAAAAAAAATAACATGTGGTAAAAATATTACTAGTTGTCACCATCACTTTAGAATGATTCAGAACACCACTACTAATACCCAACTGTCAGGCCAGCCCCATGATCTAGCTCATCACAACAATGTACATGCTACATCTCATTTTGCTAGCTACCACCTTTTCGACTTCCAAAGAAAAATGCAAAGGCTCTCACAATATTATTTTTGTCCGCCGCGCGTATCTAGGGGACATGCGCGGAATTTAATGCGTGCTAGATAGGATACAGTGTCATCCATTTTGGCAAGACATCACATGAATATTCTGGCTACTTGTTATACATGTTGAGCAACAGTCCGTGAAACGAAGGGAGTAAGTATTGGATTCGTCGGAGATGGATATAGATATACCGAAAATGTGGATGGTGTGTAATGCTATTAAAAGTTGGCGTGAGTTATATGGATATATATACAGACATTTATTCCGTGATCTTGAGATGAAAAGAAAAGTCAGGGTTTATGCGTGAGTTATATGGATACATACATACATTTTATTTCGTGACCTCGAGATGAAAAGAAAAGTTGGGGTCTATGTATTTGTGTCACGTTTGTAGCTGAACTTAAGTAAAATTTTACTTACATAGTAATAAATATTACTGTTATCACCACCAATTAAGAACAACTTAGAACACAACTATTAATATGCATGCCAGGCCACCCCACACTCTATTTTCTCATAACAATGCATAAGCTACATGCCATTTTTCTACCTACGACCTTTTGACTTCCAAAGAAAAATGCAAATGTGAGATATCACAATATTAGTTTTGTCTGCGCGTATCTAGGCTCTAGGAATGCAATTTAATGCATGCTAGATAGAATAAGGCGTCATCCATTTTGGCCTGACGTTGCACGAATTTTCTTCCCATTTGTTACACTTGTCGACAAACTGTCTGCGAAAGCAAGGGGGCAATTCTAGGATTCGTTAGAGCTGGATATAGACATACCAACAATACGGATGGTAAGTAATGCTATAAAAAGCTGGGGTCAATTGTAAGGATATGTACATACATTTATTCCATGGTGTTGAGTGGGAATGAAGTATATCGATTTCGGTTATGTTAGCGAGTTAGGTTTTTTGTGTTTATGTCATCTTCGCAGCTGAACTTAAGTGAAAATTTCTCATGATATTACGTACTGGTTGTCATTGCCCGTTAAGAACATTTTAGAACATAGCAATTAATCCCTGCAAGTGAGGCCATCCTAGTTTGTCACACCAAATGTTCATGCTACTCTAATCTTTCAACTTCCAAGGCCCTGTTTGTTTGggcttttgcttctgcttttgcTACCTTTTCACTTTGTTCAAAAAGCCATAAAAGCTCCTAAAATAAGTGCTTTTGGAGTTTTTATGGCTTTTGGAGTCAAATGCTGTTATATTGATTCATCAAAAGCCATAAAAGCTTCAAAATCACCTAATTAGGAGCTTTTATGACTTATTGGTTAAAGTGAAAAAGCTGCAAAAGCAAAAGCCCAAACAAATAGGTTCCAAAAAGGAATTGCAATGTTCTCCCAATATTAATAGTTTTTCCACCACATATATCTAGGAGCTAGACACAAAATTTAGTGCAGACTAGATAGGATATGGCTTCATCCAGTTTCGTCGGGCATTACTGAAAATTTATTGGTTGCTTGTTACGTGCGCTAAAACACTATCAGAAATAGCGNNNNNNNNNNNNNNNNNNNNNNNNNNNNNNNNNNNNNNNNNNNNNNNNNNNNNNNNNNNNNNNNNNNNNNNNNNNNNNNNNNNNNNNNNNNNNNNNNNNNNNNNNNNNNNNNNNNNNNNNNNNNNNNNNNNNNNNNNNNNNNNNNNNNNNNNNNNNNNNNNNNNNNNNNNNNNNNNNNNNNNNNNNNNNNNNNNNNNNNNNNNNNNNNNNNNNNNNNNNNNNNNNNNNNNNNNNNNNNNNNNNNNNNNNNNNNNNNNNNNNNNNNNNNNNNNNNNNNNNNNNNNNNNNNNNNNNNNNNNNNNNNNNNNNNNNNNNNNNNNNNNNNNNNNNNNNNNNNNNNNNNNNNNNNNNNNNNNNNNNNNNNNNNNNNNNNNAGTAGTTACATGGATTCGTTGGAGTTCCATACATGCATATCAAATGTGTAGATGTTGTGTCATGGTAGTAATAGTTGGGGTGCATTATATAGATATATATTGTGGTATGAAGAAGTAACCAAGGTTGTGAGTGGGCACGTCCTGAACGCAGGGGCATCAACACCCACTTTTgaaaaaaaatgcattttaagcatgttttaaaatgtcaaaaaatataaaagaaaattTCATGCATACATGTTCACAAATGTGTGTGCGCGACACAAAGTTTTGTGAAAATGCCTTTTTGGTTTGCCTTCGCAAAAAAGAGAAATTCCAGTGCTTCTAAATAGCGTTTACGACataattttttgtcttttttgcacaggccACAAAAAAGTGATTTTTCCGTGAAACTTTATGCACGCACATAAAACATGAAGACGTACCCGTGCaacttttttcagattttttttgcaTTTAGAAATGTGTTTTTCAAAGTGGGTTCATATGTACCCGGGTTCATCCATGCACTTCTCCCGAGGTTGTGCTCTATTTTACGACACTCACAGAATTCCTATTGATTCATATCTTCTTAGAAAGAGTTATTCAACTTTGATACCAATTGCATGATTCAAGTGTGATATGTGACATTGCAAATCAAGGAGGTCCTGAGAATTGAAGGTTCCATTTGCAAAATGCATAAAAGTCTTGCCTCCTCCTCCTACTTAAGTAAAATTCACTCAATGTAATAAACAGCACCACTCGCTGTCAGCAGTTAATAGGGACATAACTCATGGCAAACTAAACCCCCACAAAGTTTGCAATTACACCCTTCATAAATGCCTTTCTTTTCTTTCGCCTCCCTGTCTCCCTCCTCTATTCGGTGCCGCTACTATTTAACCCCTTGCGCTACAGGCCTACAGCcccaacctctctctctctttcctcgcTTCTGTTTTTTACCCACCTCCTGCACCCACCAGGGAACAAGAATTCGATCCCATTCCACCCACTCGCGCCGCGAATTTCACCGCCGATCCGGCCGACAGCAATGGCCTCCTCCGCCGACGAGTCCCTGCCGTCGCTGCCGCCGATCAAGACGGCGCCTTCGCCGCCCTCCGACGCCGCCTCGGCCTCTCCGTCGCCGGCGTCGTCCACGCAGGAGTCGGCGGCAGCGGAGGACAAGACGACGAAGGCTGCAGCGGCGGAGCAGGAGGAGAAGGCTCCGTCGACGCCGACGTCGAAGGAGTGCAGGATCCTGCTGCCCGAGGAGTGCCCAGCGGCGCCGCGCAAGCCGCCGGTGCCCCGGCTTCCGGCGCTGAAGCGGAAGTCGCGGCCGACGctgacggcgacgacgacggcacGGGTGTGCCTCACCGTCCCGCGGGACCTCTCCACCGTGTTCCGGTCGATGCCCATGCCCGTGCCCGCCGAGAAGCGGATCCGGGCGTCGTGATGGTGATGCTGCGATCTGGTCGACGCCCATGCCCACCCCGGTTCGGTCGATTGATCTCCTGGAGAATTCTCACAGTCTGCTTGcttctctcctcctctcctctcctgggTTCGTGGCCATGGTAAATTATGAGTCGGTCTCATCATATACATAAATAAGGTGTTGTTCTTTGTAGCATGTGTGCTTCCTTCTGCCATGGCTATGTGAAATTCTCATGCAAGCTGTATAATAAGGTAGGTTGTTAATTACGGGCGGAAGAAGGTTGTAAGAAAATTCAGAGAGATCctggtaattaattaattaattatgatAGCCAGTAGTATCAGAAATTCAGAATTGTGCAATTATCTTCATTCCCCTTAGGTTCCAATTCAGCCAGAATCCTCTTGTTGTCAATCGATCGGCGCTCAGAACATCCATGGCGGATGCGGCCGGCTGCCTGCTGCAGCTGCATGAAGGACGAGACGAGGCGACTAATCAATTCGGGTGGATAGATCCACCGTTCTCGCTAATTAATTCGGATGCCATGTCCGGTAATCCATGGAGATTTGGGTGCGGCGGGCGTGCTTTCTGGTGGTGCCGCCGTCCGGCCCGACGCCGAGAGAGAAGAGACACGGAGAATCTTCCATGCTAATCGGGACATGACAcagcttccttccccctctccttttCTCTTCTCCGGCCGGTCCAGTGGTGAATTATTTtctcttctgaagatcttcatttgTCTCTACCGTAACAGCCTGCGCGTACTGCGCAGTGCGCGCCTCCAAAATCCGGCAGTCTTAATTTGTCCCTACCGTAACAGTGTACGTAGTATGCTCCAAATTCTACTGTGCAGCTGGTTCATCCACACCACACGCACAGATAACAAAGATCCATTCGGTTGTTGTTGGTCTCTGGTTCTCTGCGCGTCTGAGTGAATGAAGTTGCCGGTGGAGTATATGACAAGTGAAATAAATCCAGAGCTTCCAGTCGATCGTAGGAACAGACGGCATGCAGGCGACGTATGCAGGGCCATCGTCCAGAGTCTGCCCTCAGGGGCTTTTTGTCCGGTGCTGCATTTGGTCACCACGGCTTCTGGCCTTGCTCCAAGCCATAACTGGCGGCAGTAACACACAATTACGCATGCCACATGTGGCCACCTGTCTGCCACACCGTATGGTTGGTACTAGGTGCATTGGGTGCCATGAAAACCAAGGCCCAAGAACTTGGTACGTACAGAGTGATTTTGTTCAGTTAAGAGTTATTGATCGTAGTGGCTCACATTTCTTTCTTTCAGTTCACCCAACCCGAAACATGAGTGATCAGATGGGCTAAAGTTGGTGCCCGCGTCACATGGGTTGTTCGTTACTTGCAGTTGCAGTTACGGGCGGTGCTGCTGCTGCGCCGAGGAACAGGCCTCGGTGCGCTTTTATCAGTCAGTCCTGCTCCTAGGAGCAGCCGGTGAGCTGACGCCGCCGGCGGCCGGCAGATCAGATCATGCACCCCCGAATCTACCTTTCTTTACATAGTTTTTCAGCTTGGAATGTCCTCAATTCTTTTTTTACTGTCGGCGGTGTCACCAGTTGACGATATGATATGCCGGTATACCGGTGGTAACAGTAAAGTAATGGTATGTCGTGACGGCACGTCGGAGACACACTGGTTTTAGAATCACTTTTTGTTTTAAGATGATTTTAGAATCAGTCAGGAAGGAAGGGAGGTTGATAGAAATTGGCATTGGCGAAGTCAAATGGGGGCCCAAGGGCATGCGAGATTCTTCGGATTCTGTGGGGGTGGGTAGAACGTTTTCCGTCGAGACTTTCCAACGGTAAAAAATAGAAAATTCTTCCTCCGGCCGTTGCCTGGTCCTCCTGCAGTTTCTTGCGGCAATTAATTAAAAGGCACCATGCATGGCCAGGCGCAGGCAAATGCTCTGTCATCGTGGTTGTAGTAGTAATTAACATCAGCTTTGGCTGGACCTCTATCTGCTCTTACGTTTCTCGTGGTAATTAAAAGACAGCTCATGCATGGCCAGCCAAACGCTGTGCGATCGTGGTAATTAACAGCACCTTTGTCACTAGTATGTTTCTTCAGTTCTTCTCGATGGCACCCGCGTGTCAGTCAGGTCCGGTGTGGCTGCCTGCATCAAGAGGCATGTTGTGCACACGATGCAGACAGCTTTTCAACTAAGATTCTCTGGCAATCAGTGTGCGTAAGACTGTAATGCCTAACAAAACTCTGAAGAAACTAACCGTCCGGATTGCTAATCTTAGTAAAAAAGAAAAAACTGTGAGGACGACGTCGACCGATCGAGCCCAGCAGAGAAGAAGCACCACTATAAAATACGTGCGGCAGCGGCTGCTCGTCGCCACCCAGTTTATAAAATTGAACTCACCGATCGATCGATCAAACCCCCCATATAATTTAATCTGCTCTGCGATTGTGTTTTGACCTTTTCACTGTTATAAAGCGTGGTTCATGGCAGCTACATGCGACGGATTTTGCTTTAAGTGTGAGTGTCAGAGGCAGGCAGCCGCTGCCTGCACCAAGAGGCATGTTGTGTGACGTACGTACATGACTAACTTATTCTTTTACTGCGATTCTTCGGAGATTAGGATATGCGGCCTGTCATCAGCCGCTCTGCCTAGTTTATTATACATACAGGCTGATCCCCCCCACCTAATGCAGTACCGGCAAAAATAGAAAATGGCAGCGGGTGGCAATAGTGGCAACATTTTTCACCTCCGTCCGGTGGAATCCGAGCACAGTGTGCGCTGGTTCATGCTCATAGAGAAGTTAGCTATGCCTTTTACCTCTAGGGCAGGCTATTTGTACACACAGCAGGGAGGGATTGAGCAGTAAATCCACATGACTACGCACAATAATAAACACTGGGTTAATTAGACAGCTAGCCATGGTAGATCCAGACGTGGCCGCTTTACTCGGGCAGCCAGACAGACAGCCATATGTCTCTAACAGTAACAGTACCgctgcgactgaactcacccaccgTCACCAGCCGCTTCAAGCTTTGCTACAGTAACCAACCACCTTCCTTGCAAGATAAGCCATCCAGGAGCTGGCGGCCAAGGGCATCTTCCCTTGATTAGCTGCACGGTttctatctttcttcttttgctagtatgtatcTTTCCTCTTCTTCTGAATGCAAGTCAttgttcagttcctgaaaacttccTTTCCATACATAATTCCTTTACCTATCTTTCAGACTATATGCTCCAAGTCTTGTAGTAGTACTAGTGCCTACCTATGCTGTATCCGTGAAGGCTCCAAGTGGCAAACACTGCCGCTGCCGCTTCTGTTTTTCAGAGAGAAAATGGAGGTCCAAGTGGCACGAGAGAGAGCATGCTGCGGTTGCTTTCTGGGCCCCCGTTTCTCGGGCTTCTGTTCCACTCAGAGATGCAGAAGATAGAGTAGTAGTGGCAGTATGCTGCAAGAGATGAAACCGTCAGGGTTCGGTGATCAGAAAATTAAGGAAGCACACACTGCAGGCTCCTGCACGCAAAGTTGCTCGTAGGAACTTGGCatgagacatactccctccgttcctgaatataagtctttttagatatttcactatggactacatacggagcaaaagtctttttagagattccactatagactacatacggagcaaaatgaatgaacctacactctaaaatatgcctatatacatctgtatgtagtttgtagtggaatctctaaaaagacatacatttaggaacggagggagtataaggtaCTGCCAAAAATAGCGTGATTTCCAGAAGCCTAGAACTAAAGGAATGCAGATGATATatgatcctcctcctcctcctcatcgttgtCGTCTTCGTCATGCTATGTATCGGATTCGACTGTTATGAGTATGTTTTTGGTCAGATGAATCGTTTCCTGTACACACATATGAATTATCAGGGGAATTCATGATGACAAGTTCGAACCTTGAGGTGCAAGCGACTGTTCCCTTTCTGAGGCTTCCGACTACTTGCTAGCTAGGCCTTTTGGGCAGAGGGGGCGTAGGACCGACCGTAGGGGACAAGCATAGGATGCCAAGGCCATCAGTCCAACAGAGCCCGGACTGCATATCCTGTAGCTAGCTAGATGAACAGCACATGTCATCTTTGCGTTGTGGCCTTGTGGAGTGGAGGGCCGGGTCCCTATCAGGTATCAGGCTATCACCCCTGGTGATGAAAGAGATGTATGGTGTGCATCTTTTGTACTGTATCTATATGTGTACGCGTGTGTATCCAAGCACCAAGATGGCAAGATCCCAGCCAGCAAATTTAGATTCGCAGGCAACTGCAACGTCATTAACATCGACTGTGCGCTCAGAAGTAAATGCTCGCAAAACCCATGATATGATCTCATTTGCTGTTATCAACACAACAAGTGTTCAGTGTTCAGCAGGCCTGAGAATGCCACCACCTTCACCTACATCTGTTCTAACTGCAGAAGAGCACATCAGTTCACTATTCAGCATCGGTTCCAGACTTCGGGGACTCACGAGGCAGGCTTATGTTGCACCATCTTGAGTCACACACATTAGATAGGGATCCTGATCTGAAAGTGGGCAATATGGATCATCTGCTGTCGACCAGGGCAGCAATAACTACCGGAGGATTGTACTTGTGGTACTACTTAAAAAAAGTAATGAAGAAATACCTTTCTTGTGCAGATGTTTGGCTCACTATATACGATCGTTTATGCATATGACCAGTTTTCAATCATATATGTAATCATCTTAGCAGCGCTATAAAAAGGAGCCTGTGTATGAAACTCACATCATGCTTATTTATGCGCAATAAACCAATTTCAGCTGCTACATCGTGCAAAAGAAAAACAGACCTCTAAACTTCATAAAAAAGGTCTGATTAGTTGTTTTTCAAAGTTTTGCTATCAAAACTAGCACCGAAGAACTTGGCAAAAAACAAAAGAGAGGGTGCCTATGTTGCTTagtgagggtgagacctcacttaaCTTTAACGGTTGACAAGCATACATTGTTGCACGACATGCAAAATTTCCCATTACTTgaatcaaaatggtgaaggagaGCATAGCCTTAGAAGAATCCATCAGCAAAGATGTTGTCAGCAGGTAGGCCGCAGAAAAATGCTCAAGCAGAGATCCTTCATGTGCTGCTATTATAGGTTGGCATTCATGATGGTGGCAGCCAAGTCCCTGGTTTAAAGCTGGCACCAGTTCCAGTTGGTTCGGAAGACCTGAAACAAAATGAACATGGATTCAAATCAACAGAGTTAAATGAAGATAATAGCAGTGTGTTGCCTTCTCTTTTAGTTCCCATATTAGCTAGACTTGTTGTATGAACGGACGAGCTTTCTATACTTCTCCAATGCCCAAAAGAAGCTGGGGATGGTTTGCACTTAAAAGCCCAGAGGATATTGCTGGGCTCActaagaaatacaaagatattagcGAATTCTTGTTTCCAATTCTCAGAATGTCGCACTCCATTTCTGTCCTCAAACCATATAGATCAATTTCATTTTACATATACTTGAACAATTCTATTGCAGAATCGCACTGAATTATTGGAGGCAGATACAAACAATACAACAAAAGGCAGGTCTTTGAAGAAATGGCACAATAGCATATGCTAGTCAGTGACTGGCATTATAGACTCAAGAAAATAGCTACTGAATAAATAATATCTCAACACAAATTACAACACTTAGAGAAAAACTTCTGTATTCGAACACACCTGTCATTATCTGTTGTGGCATCTTCTGCATCAATCGCTCCACTAGGCTTAGACACATTCTCAGGTCCTAAACAGTGCGACAGAAATGTTACGACACATATTTGAGCTGCACTATATCACAATCATAGCAGATACTAGCAAATAAGCCTATGTTACCTTTCTTTTTATCTTCAGATGTACCAGGGAACTGCTGTGTAAAACTTCTCAGATTTGGAGTATCTGTTTTCCCTATATTTGAAAGAACATCAATAGCAAACAATCAAAAGGAAATATAATGCAATATGATAGTATTTATTTTTGTCCTTTAGTAACACAATACTAGTACAAACATATACCATTTTGCTAATTGCATACAAGCTTTAACAGTAACAAGACATCAGGTACTAGTTTCCCAGCCGTCTAGTTTCTAAGAAACACGTCTGGAAACTAGGCAGCGCAAATAACCACAGCTTATGTCTGAAAGG
Above is a window of Triticum dicoccoides isolate Atlit2015 ecotype Zavitan chromosome 5B, WEW_v2.0, whole genome shotgun sequence DNA encoding:
- the LOC119310949 gene encoding integumentary mucin B.1-like, producing the protein MASSADESLPSLPPIKTAPSPPSDAASASPSPASSTQESAAAEDKTTKAAAAEQEEKAPSTPTSKECRILLPEECPAAPRKPPVPRLPALKRKSRPTLTATTTARVCLTVPRDLSTVFRSMPMPVPAEKRIRAS